GCCTGAGGGGCCAGATGAGTAGGACCAGGCCACCCGGGGCAGCAGCAGTCCTTGAGAGGAGGGTTACTCACCGGTTGACTCGGACGCTGCCCATGGCTCGCTGTATCATCAGGTGTCAGGGGGCCGCGGGAGCTGGGAGGGCGCGGGATCTCATGCAGCAGCACTCACATGGGACCAGGCGGCTCTGGGTTTCACCTCTGGTGAGCTGGGACCCGTGCTGCCATTGCGATTGCTCCTGGGCACGCGCCTTACAGAGAAGGACGAAGCAAAACCCAGTCAGAGCCTCCCCTGACAGCACCCGTCCCAGTCCCAGAGCGAGGGGTGCAGGGCTGCCAGCCTTTTGCTCAGGAGGGGTCTGGAGGTGTCCATGGGGCACAGCGCTGCAGCCTGGCTCAGGCAGATGAGGAGCTGATGGAGGCAGACCAGGTTGCACGGCCCGCAGCCCCCGTGCTCCCGGCATCTACCGCCGGGAGAGGTGCAGGGCTGGCCGGTCACCACTCTCCAGATCAAGGGCACAATGGCTGAGCAGCTTGCAGGGCCCTTGTCCCGAGCCATTATATTAATATCATAGATTACACTAGGACGAGAGCTCAGCCAGGCTAAATACCTCGCACACAAGGACTAATGAAGCACGGACATGCACGGCAGCCCTCAGGATCCCCGTCAGCCCAGCCTGACCCAGAGGGGATTTATTTCCAGGGGGTGCGGAACATCCCCGCTGTTtcaaagaggagaagaaaagcaatgggTAGAGCCAAAAAGGAGAACTGATGGAAAGGAAGGGCTTAGGGGTAGCTGAGGAGAAGCTGGTTAGAGCAAACAGACCTTGCGACGTGCCCTGTGTACAGCATCCAAGGAGCAGCTCAgcggcagagccctggggaggATGTCCAGCAGATGCTACGTCCCGACCCGGTCCTCCCCGAACTGAAGAACAGGTAAACCAAAGACACAAGAGCCTACCTATCCTGcctgcccagagctgctgggaagtgAAACGCAGTGAGGGGGTAATGACTCACAGATTAGGAAGGGCTTTGTACACCCATACTAATCCTGCACTGTAACCTTTGGATTACAGCAGCCAGCGCTGAGCGCAGGACGCAGACAGAGCCAGCTAGTTCACTTCCTCCCAGCCTCACTGATGAGCAACCAGTGGTTGCCATATCTGGGACAAATCCAAGGATTTTTGGCTCAAATCCAAGGATTTTGGGGTCAAATCCAAGGTTTAGCGCTACTTGCAAGTGGTCATGCACAGACAGGAGAGGGGAACAGCAAGTGATGTTGTCTGGGACAGACAAGCTGGTGAGAACCATCCTTGTCTCATCATCAGCGTTGCAGAACGGGGCTTCATGTGGCTAAGGATGACCACCAGCTTTCCCCAGTTAGGAGCACAGACCAGAAAGCAGCAAGTAAAGAGCTCCAGACATCACCTCTGATATGCAAGCACTGTCGTTGTCATGTGTGGGATGAAGATTAATCAGCAGCCTCTCCTCCAGGGACCAAGGTTACTGAGGCAGTTTAAGCTCTGTGGCACCACAAACATGGTTGTTCAGACCCAAGGATATTAGGGCACCAGGAGAAGACAGAAACCTTGTAGTCCACAACTCACCATATAGAGGTAAAAGTGAACAGCTGCCCAAAAATTCCCATCAGGAAAAAGCACTTTGGCACTGAACTCTGCCAGCACCCACCCCCTCACCGCCCTACAGCATCCAAGTCTTTAAGGAGGGTTGGTTTGGCCAGATACAGGAAATTTCGTTGTGCAGCTGGGTAAATCTACAGCAGAATCTGGGGTCGGTAACCTAAATTCATCAGAAATGTTGAGGGATGACCAGGTGATGAAGAAAGGTTACTTCATGCCTGCAGATGGTTCTGCTAGGGTAAAGCTAAAACGTATCTTCAGTGATTACATGGTGAGTTTGGACTGCAGGGTCCCACAGGTCTTTAGGAGGTGACAAAGGCAGGCAATTTAGGTATACCCCTCTATGCCAGCTCCAGCCAGGAGAGGAAGGGCATCCTCTCCAGGTGGTGCCTTCCTTAGCCAGCCTGGATAAGCCAAGCTTATCCTTAGGCAGCACTGACACTGATGCTGGAGGAAAGACACTGCCACAGCTCACACGTACGGACACTTCACAACTTCCTAAAGGTTTCTGACCACCaccctttctccagctgcaggaatTGCAGCACTTGCAGGTGCACAATTTCTTGACACTTTGGATTTCTGGCCCAGGTGGTGGCCAGCtccaaaagaagaggaaggaggaccTAAGGAGCTTCTGCTCACTGAAACCATGTGCAGCAGCACCTGGATCTCTGCTCCTCACCTTCCCCATCTCACCAAGAAGGGGCAAAGGAAGCAGATGAAATGCAAGGGCTTTGCTCATCTCCGGTTCTGGCTGGTACAGCTACAGGAAGGGATGGGCACACTGTTTAAGAGCGCTGCATCCCATGCCACTGTGCTTCCTCCTGGCTCCCACACGGGAGCTCGAGTCAGCCGGAGCTGTGGCACAGCCTCTTGCACAGAGCCCGCCACGGCTGGACCTTGCAGCTCAGAGCCGGGAAACGTTTGCTCCTGGCTCCACAATGCCAGAACAGAGCATCAGCAGCTAAAACTACGTCAGTACCTGCAATTTGTACTTAATCACAAGAAAAGTATTTCCGTGAAGAATAAAGGCTACAAATCtgaacacatacacacacacactcgaGCACGTGAGAGCAAATGGTTTTAGTATAGGCTGTAGTGGGAGACCCGTGGTCTTGGTCCATACACTCATCTGTAGGACCCACACAGAATTGAGTTCAtagctctttttctgcttcaacTTCGGAAATTTTGCCAGTAGATTTAAGGACCTCAGCAGCAAAATGCAGCGACTCTGCTCCAGAGGCGAGCTGCCTGATGGACCAGTTTGCACCCGTTACTATCTTGTGGAGGTTCTGCAAGGCGAAGTCTATGATGTGCTTCACTGCTGCCAGGTCAGTCGTTTGGCCTGCTCTCAGGTTTTCATTCTCCACCTTGGAGCTCTCCAGCTCTCCCTGGAGGATGAAGATCTCCTGCTTCAGCTTCTCCACGTTGCTTTCTGCCTCCAGAACCCGCTGGGTCATTAGCTGGAGACTCCACTCAGTCCGCTGGACAAAGGACTGTAGCTCTTGggcttccctctcctctttggCCAGGCTGGCCTTCAGCTGCCTCTCCAGCCTCCGCACTGTGCACGCCTGGCTCTCCAAGGAGCTCTGCATGCTCCTGACCACCCTCCCGAGCATGGCGTTCTCCTCCCTGAGCACGTCGTAGGACAACTGCATGGATGGGAACTCCCTGTCCCCGATGGCCTCCTCGTGCAGCATGTGGGGCTCTGCTCCCTTGGTGCGCTCTGGGTACCCCAGATAAGGGTGACTGGCATGAGCCCGTGGGGCAAAGGCATCCATCCCCAAGTCCTTACCTGCGCTGCACTGGAAAGAGTCATAGGAGCCACACGGTGCCATACTGGCAGTTCGGAGAACATGCAACCTTTGATGCACAGGAAGGTGATAGGTCCAGCTGTGGTCCTCATCTTTGGACAAGCTGCCAGgcatttctgtgtctttgtAAAATGGTTCCCGAAACTCCTGAGCTTCCTCCTCAAGCTCCAGTGCATACTTGGCCAACCTCTTGGCATATATTCTATTTTTCACTCCTTCTTCTTTCACCATGTAAGAGTGCCTAGGATTTAGGGAAAATGGGATGGGTTCTTCCAGATCCTCCACCTGACTGTCACCCGAGCTGTCATAGCTCTTGCACTGGGGTGGAGGACGTGCGGAGTGGCAGGGGTAGCCGAATTCGTCATCGTTGTCATCATCGTCATCATCATCTTCCAAGCCTTGAGATTCTGGGCAGACCCTCTCCATTGTCCCAGAGGTGCCAAGCAGCCATGACATTTTTCAGGATGCTTTGGGCTGCAGCGAGCAGGAGGATCCAAATTATCCTCCTGGAGCCCAGGTCACACAGGCAGGTGACACTAACAAGCAGTGTGCCAACTTCTGCAGCCTCAGCAACGCTTGTGGGGGAAGAGGCAGTCACCAAAATCCCTCCATTTAGATCACCAGGGTGTTCAGGAGGGAGTGGAGAGGAGGACCAGACATCTCTGTGTCTTTGCTATGGGGAGAACAGGAATCACCAAGGTCTGTGATGTCATCGTGTGACTTCACTGCCTGCTGTGAGGTCGTGACCAGGGGGGAGAGGAACCGATCAACtgcaaaagtgcttttttgGCAGCGGGAGGATAAGCTGGACCCTCGTGGCCGCAGAGCCGACCCCAGCTCGGGGATGCTGCTGTgggggggcagagaggagctcACGAAGCCACCTGAGACCCTCCAGTGTGCAGGGGGGACAGGGACCAGCCAGCCCCGGGCAGGCAGTGTGGGGTAGAGGGGACAACCCTGCCCCGCAAGCTACTGAGACGTCTCCAGCAGCAAGATCAAGCCGCTGGCGTTTTGGTGCCAGGGCTCAccctgggcagaggcaggagacaTCACCAGCGCTTTGGCCAGAGGCATCGCCCCGAGCCGGCCAGCCGGCGAGGGGTCCGCGCCGTGGTGCTGCCGATCTGATTCatcccctgctgccagctggcGCAGGGAAGCGTTAGTAATACCGGGCGCCACAAACTCAGAGCGGCACGAGCCAGGAGACGAATGAAAATAAACCCACTTACCACTTCCACCCCAACACACCCCCACAGCGCACGTTGCCGCCATGGAAAAGACAGACAGGCAGAAGAGAAGCCCTGGGCTGGGGAATGCCATCGCATTGGGCCAGCGTTCGCATTAGCCCCCCAGAGATGCCACGCCGGGAGGTGATGTAGCCACCGTCCTCCTCAGCAGCTGGTGGCCCAGGGCCACCACTGACATCCCTGCCTGCAAAATGGATGCCGCTAGCTCAGCAAGGCCAGGGGCTGCACCAGGAGCCCGAACCCTATGCATACTCAGTTCAAACAGCTGTGAAATGGTCCTGTTGCTCCTTGGAAACCTGAAACACAAACAGGGTAAAGGGGGAAGGCTCAGAGATGCCTCCAGCAAAAGGGGATGACATTCACGTCCCgaacaggcagctgcctgtcaCATGGATGACGGGGAGGAAAGCCTGGCCAAGGACAGAGATGCGAATGCTGGAGCATGCCCGAGGACTTTTCTTGGAGCTTGCTCTGCCTCCTGGGACCCACATGTGGAGGGGGAAGCCAGGGGGTCAGTGGCGACTCCTGGGGAGCGGGATAACACCACGCTGGTGGGTGCAGCATGAGGCACCCTGGGAAATGCTAGGCAGGAGACTGTGGTCCGGAGAGAtgcctctccatccctctgctgcCCTGTCCCCGGCATACATGAACACCCACGTATTTCATGGCCTGAGGAAGCCCCCCAGGACTTTGGGAAGCCACTGCAGCGTGGGCATCGCAGCCGCTGTCTTGCAGTGTTGAAGCTGTCAGCCAGCTGGGTCTCCAGGGGCCAACAGccacctccagccctgcagcctgggctgcccttccctcctccccaaccACTTTCCCCCTCCTGCGCCCTAGATTGAGCGATGCCGGGGACACCGCCGCCATGCTGCAGTCATCCCCGCCTTCCCAGGTGACACTGCGCTCCAGCAGCACAAGCCACGGCACCAGCCCACACTGACACCCCGGCGCTGCTCTGACCCCGAGCAGACAcgtggggctgggctgctgccaTCGCTTTCCGAGGGATCTGCGGGCTAATAATGTCAGGGCGCGTGGTGCTGATGCAATGCCTCCATCGCTCCATCCCCAGTACATGGTGCAGCACCTCGCACATCCCAGgcttcctccagcccctgccagaGCGGATCATACATTGTCAATCCTTCCTTAAATTTGCGGTGGAAGAATCTcatgaaacagaacagaaaagtccATGCTGAAGCACTCCCCCACTTCTCTTTTTATAACAACCGTATCTGGTGCTCTAGAACGTACACCGTGAACGACGACGATGGAAAAATCCCAGGGTATTTTTACACTCTCAGTCTTTGCTTTATCTGGAGTCGTCTGGCAAATGCTTCCCTCCTGTCTGTGGTCAATACCGCAGCCGCTGGTTGCGCTGCGCTTTGTGCCTTTATTCCTCTTACTGGCTGCATAGCACCGTCTGGTTTTGAGATCAGCGTCCACAGACCCATCCTGCCGGCTCGGGCACGGTGACAACACGGCAGATGTCCTCTCGCCTCTTGGGCAGTCCGGGTGGAAACACCCACAGCAGAGAGGGGACCCCTTCGGCTTTTTGCAGAGCCTCGCAGACCCACTGCATTCGGTTTGtcctctccatcctctttgtaactccatctcttctcctcttcctcacaaATATTCCCGGGGTTCATGCCGGGGCTCGGAGGGCAGCTCAGTGCCGTGGGGCTGTCTTGCCACAAGAGGCAGCGGCCAAGCTCTTGCTCCTCCGTGccggcagggctgggtgctAGGCGCTGTATGAACACCCGCAAAGGCACAAGTCACCGTGCGAGAGAGTTTTACCATATTAAAAAGGCAAGTGACATATGGAAGGTGAGGGGAGGAAGCTGTAATCAACTCTATACCATTTTTATATACACACTTCTGCCTTTTCGTTCAATAATTATAAATAGATCGAGTAAGTGCCAACAGTCCCCATCTGCCCCGCAAGGCATGATCCGCTGACCAGTTTGTCTCTCCAAAAGAGGATTTCATTAACGTGCCTCTGCCTCGTTTATATTTTGGGGTGGAGTGAGAaggggggatttttttcccccctgtgaAGCTCTGGAGCCTGGGGATGGgtaatatgaaaacaaaacaaaatgatttgAAGTTAAACCATCTCAGTGTGTGACTCAGAGCTATTCATAGCTCCCTGAAGCCAGCTGCAGCAACGGAGCCAGAAGGATTCTGCCCGTATTATTATTCCAATTACCATCTGAATTAAAAGTTTGAGCAGTGATCAGCCCACATACTGAcgggagggggagagaagaaagctaagagagaaggagagaaagagagagagggagaaaaaacagataaaaatgggATCCACACAAAGGTCCCCAGGATGACAAAGTCAGGAAGAGGCACGGAAAGGTGACAGCAtcacctcctgcctgctcccacacCGCCCCGGCGATCCCTGCTCCGGCCGCACCGTCTGGGCAATGGCACTGCAAGAGTGGCCGCCCGCTCCCCGGGATCCCAGCCGAGAGGTGGGGTACACCACGGCGGGGCTGGTGGGACTGGCATGGGCGCTCACCCGCTCTCCTCCGGCCAAAATGGGACTGGGAGGACAAGAGGCAGGGGGGTGGCCGAGCAGGAGCGTAAGGAGAGGATGCTGCTGGGGCGGCGGCTGGGGAGAAGTCCCCACTTTTTCTTGTCGAGTGAGGTAGGTGGGTGTTATTCTTTGTGACTGGCATCACAGGGAAAATTAAATGCTCAGAAGGCCCCTCGCCTTCCCCAGGTGGTGTTATTGGCCAAAAAGGAGCAGGGCTTTTGTGGCAGCTAGGGTGCAGGCCGTGTCCCACCTGCTCCTGAGGAAGCGCTGGGGCTGACGGATGCCGCAGCAGCCGTCCTGCCAAAACCGTGGACTAGACCCCGAAGGGTTGGTGCAAAACCCGCAAGAGCTGAAAAATTGAAGGCGCTGGGGTGTCCCCGAGGTCCCCACATCCTGGGCGGCTGCAGTGCGCTCAGGTCGCCTCCTCCAGCTTCCCAGCACGACCACACCAGCGAAAAGGGCATCTCCCCTAACCCCACCACCCCAGGAGCTCCCTTTGCTGAGCATCCTGCCCTGTGGGAGCCTTGCCAAAAGGCCATCCccagcagggtccctgcacctcAGCGTCGTCTCTCCAGCACAGAGCCCCTCCTGAGCCCGTGCCGGCCTGGCCAGGAGGGCTGCCGACGCGGGGCCTCTCGATGGCTTTCAGCTAGAGACAAGGATCGTTATCGGTGCGCAGGAAAAGGGGGGCAAGGGCGGCTCACGTCATCTGCCTGCCCGCTGCGGTTGCGCTCCTGACAGGGCAGGGACGGTCTGCCGGTGCTTCTGCAAAGCACCCAGCAAGACAGGCGCCTGCAAATGGGTTATGAACAATGATCACAACAGCGACAGCAGCAAAGGGCGAGCAATATCCAGGGCAAAGCCTGCTCTGTGCCAAGCGCCCGACCAAGAGAGGCTGCAGCCGCTGCTCAACACCCGGCTGCTGCACAAGGGCTGACTTCCCAGCCTGGCCTGGCCGCTCAGCACTAATCCATCAGCgatagggagaaaaaaatttccccCAAAACCCTTGTCGCTACTCTAACAAGGAGCCCAGTGGAGCCACCAGCCTCCTGAGGGGGTCCCAGCTTCTCCCCTTTCAGTCATGCCTGCTAGACACCAGAAACAGAGCTGAGGGAGCATCCCAGGTAAGCTGCAAAACTGCACTCCCGCAGAGAGCGGATCGACTATTTCACTACAAGTCTGCTGACTTGTATTGCTGCAGCTTGCTCGGTCTGGTTAAACAAATGCACCTGAAAGACGTCAAAGCCTAAGTGCTGCCCGATGCCTGCGGTATGGAGGATTGTCGCCctgtccttcccctgccccctgGCTCCCCGATGTGGCAGGGGCTGCCCGCAGAGGGAGAGTGGTGCAAAGCGGGACACGGCAGCCACATTTGCATACTGCTACGCCTGCGATATCCCCCCCGCCGTCATTATGGGTTGCTGTCGTAcccctgctcctctgggctGCGATGCTCGCTCCTGCTGGCACCCAGGCTGCTCACCTGCCTCTCGCCCACTGGCACTCGGAGTTGCCCGCAGCTTCTGCCTGGTCGCCTCCACCCGGACACAAGGCTCTTTCTTGGTGGTGGGAACGACGgggacaggagaggagaggactTCTGGGGCCACTGGGTCTAGTCCCGTGGCAGGCACCGCCTCTTCGTAATGCCATCGAGCTTTTCGGAGGGATGAAGCGCCTGCCTTTCCAGCCTCTGGGATCCCCGGTGCCCTTCAGTCCCTGCGCTCAccgtgctgctggtggggctAATCTATACAGCTATCATGGGGCTATAAGGCTGCTTTACCCTCCTCTACAGTGGAGTCACTTTTGACATCCTCTTTCTATAAGTCTCTTTTCAGCTGGCCCCTCTGCACGGGTGCCTAAGCAGGCTGCCAGCAAACGCCGTGGCCCGGCGCAGAAAGGGAGCAGGcgagaggagaggggagggcaaAGAtgaaggcaggggaagggagaacaGGCAGTGGAGAGGCAGACGGGACAGGGCCGGTAGCTCATTGCACTAATGCTGGCACCGCTcaccagggagggagggagggaaggaggggaggagggaggcaggagaggtgTCAGGGTCTTTTCTCCGAGCCTTTCGCAGGGGACAGAGTGGGGGCCGCTGCCTCCCTCGTTTTCGCACAGCACCAGGCTCCCTCTGAAGTGTTTCGGGAGAAATGTTGccatagaaataaaacagccGTCCAGATTGCGAGGGGCAGGCCCGCCGCCATGGTGGCAGGGGCTGGCGCAGGCGCGGGCAGAGTGGCGGCAGGAGTCCCCGGCCGGCGGCGTGGGGCAGTGCCAGGCTGGAGGGTACCTTGTCCTCCATCCTCCGCTCCCTCATCTCCAGTGAGGGCGGCGGTGGTGCTGCCGTGCCAGCGTGGCCGGTGCCAGCCCTAGGTGGCATCCCCTCCCCAAATGCACTGGTGGGTGAATGCCGAAACTGCCCCTGCAGgcaagctgcctgctgccaggctCCCAAGAGGACAGGCATGGAAGTGCATGGGTCTCTGGGGCAGTCGGGACAGGGTCACACTGCAGCCGGCTCCCATCCCTCGTCTGCCCGGGTCACGGCATCGCCTTCACTGCTGGAGAACAAGCCTGAGAGGTCTGAAGGTGAGAACCAGCTCAAAGGCGGCCCCTGCCCGTCCCGAGCCCCCCACTGCCAGAGGATCAGCATCTGTCCCAAGGAGGGGCTTCAAGACCGACCATCCCCGGTAAAGCCACCTTGTTTGCGGAGGAAAACCAGTGCCAGTGCCTCCAGGGTCTCCATGTGAGGCCCCTCCCCCCTGGTAAGGGGCACAGGATCAGCGCCGTCGAGGAACACGAATTTAGCCTGACGCGGTTTCGCAGCGCTGCAAGGCAAGCGCAGACGGCTTCACTCGGTCCTTACCATTCACAGAAAAACGAGCGCCAGCGGGAGGCTGGGGAGCCGCGTGTGTGAGTGAGGGATCGATCGCTAAGACGCGAGAATCCATCTATTGATCCCCGGCCACGCTGTCGGGTTAAGCCAACCCAGCGCAATAACGAGACAGGACAGTGGGAACTTGCTGAGGGCAGATTGCCATTAACCGCTCCGCTCTGCGTCTGCACTGATGTCAGTGCGCAGCGGGCGCAGGTATCCATCACCGTGTCCTCCTCCCCCCTTGCTGGCACCCTCCCGCTGGTGATACCACCCCAGGaatgcagctgctcccagggtGGTGGCCGGCAGCCGAGCTCGGGGTGGCCGAGTGGCCGGAGGGGCCAGGGGGGACCCCTCCTGCCAGGTAACTCTGTCCTTCCCCGGCCACCTCCTCGCTCCCCGGCTTTCCTTGCAAACTAGGGTGGGGGGCCGCAAGGGGCAAGGACCGCTGCCGGCCCCCCTGCCAGCGCCGCATGTCATGGCGCTCAGTCTTGGCacccgaggaggaggagagatggaagaggagaaaggtgGAGAGGGAGCCCCACTTCCCTCCAGATCAGCCCTCTCCAGCTCATCCTGTCCGTGGCCATCCTCAccatccctcctcttccccaccctgTCCCCACCAGGCTCACGTTTCCCTCCTAAGGCACATATTCCCCCTGTActtattattattgtcagtGGCTACAAACAGGGGTGGCCACATGCCGGGGTGACTCAGGCATCTGTGGGCGCCACTTCCGATGGCGGATGGAGAGGGGGCATGTCCCCAGTTCTTCAGTGAGATGTGGTCCCTGCGCACCCCGCTGTCCCCTCCCAGGCTCCGGTTGACCCCAGGCCCCGGGTCCCTCTCCATAGCTCCCACAGATGCCTCCTCCCGAGAAGCCAAGGAGGGCACAGAGCATGGGTTGAGGGTAGTCTTGGAGCCATGTCACCTCCGCCATGCGTCCCCCGCGTGCGCTGTCACTGTCTGCCCTTCGCAGCACACCCCCcgaagggaggaaggggagaagggagaggcCCCAGAGCCGCCATTCGCTTTGCCACAGGTGGAGCCAGGGCTGGGCGGTGGGACGGGAGACTCAAGGCTCTTGGCAGAGGGATTTGGTTGTCTCCAGGCGATTTGCCCAGGAGGGATGGCTTCAGGGGCTGAAGGTGGCACCAGGGATGTCTGAGGTGACCTGCCTGCACCATGCAAACCTGCCtgcccgctcccgccccggcgGGGATGCTGGCCTTGCCAACAGGGAGCAAAGGAGTTTCTCTGACATTTTGCTCATGGCTTCCTCCTGAGCTCCTTCACCCAAACCCAGTATCCAGAAGACCCTTCGCACCATGCCTATCCGGGGGATGTTGGACCACCACTGGCAGGATCGGCCACGCTGGGACTAGAAGAGCTGGAAGACAAGGGAGAGGGGGGCAGGTCTAGAGCCCGAAAAGCtccacaggcagcaggagagccagCATGGCCACTTCAGCCCCAGTTGCGCCCGAGTGCTTGGAGAACGGGTCTCCCGTTCCGTTCTTCTCTGGGAACCGGCCGAGACCATCGCCCGCGCAGAGCAGGAGAAATGAAAGGGGAGCGAGACCCAGCCCTGGGTAAGAAGGCGCTAAGGAAACATGGGgagctgaaaaaatgaagaagttacCTGCAAAGCGACCGAAGTCAGGGCGGTGAGAGGCGGGGAGGGAAGTCGGGGAGGTTTACAGGCAGGTACCCTCCCCTGCCCCTCGGCCCGCAGCCGCCCTGGTAGCCGTATGTGCATACGCTGTGCACACAGGCAACTTTATGCTGGCACACTCGCATGAAGCCACGCATCTCTCCCTAAGTTATATTTATAGCTGTTCCTCCGAGCGAGCGCAGATGAAAcaatacattattttcctaaggaaaaaaaaaaacccttcccgGTCTCATGCCGGTGAGGGGAGCAGCACGCCCCGGCACCGCCTCTTACCCGGGTCCTGCCGAGGGCTGCCGCCTGCTCCAGCCGTGCCGAGCCAACAtcagaggaaggggaaagcgGCCGGTTTCTCCATCTCACCATGAAATGTCTCAGCTGGACCGGAGGAATCAGGGAGGTCTCTCTGCAGCCCTCGCTTGCCTctggcttggggtttttttttccgtgccccccctccctcccccccccccccgagctaCTTCTCTGCCGTGACCTGCTCCTCTCCTAACTCTGCCCTGCCCACGCCAgcgctctcctcctgcctctgcctctcctcagaATTTTTCGCTCCCGAGAGCGTCCATCCCACGGAGCACTGATGTGCCTTCGTGGCTCAGCGACGGGTTCAGGtctccccctcctgcctggctccctccttccctggcGTTATTCGCCTCTGCCCCTCGCTGCCCCCCTGCTCTAGTCCCCAaatctcccctctcccttccactCTTCCTCCCTTTGCGCTCCGCTCCCTTTCCCTGGCTGCCTCTCCCCCTCGCTGATTGCTATGCAGTCTGTAGCTGAGAAGTCAGTAACTCTGTGGTAGGATCCAACAGCTTTCCGCTACTTTAGCCCATCCTCGCGTGTGAGCTCAGAGCCACGGAGGCACCGCTGCGGAGCCGCCATGGGGGAGACGAGAGCGCAGCCATCGGCAGTGGGAAGGGCCAGCGGGGCCGCCGGATTCCCCCCGGGGAGGCGAATCCTCCCGCCGGGCTGGCGCAAGGGGCTGAAATATCTATCCGCTGtcgggggtttttttcccacctgGATTTGGGATGCTGGGCTGACACCTCGCCCTGAGGAAGGACCAGGCTCTCCTGGCTCATGCAGAGCGTTTGCCACGGAGCATCGCCTCCGTGCATCCACAGCCCGGCCTCCCCaccctgcagtgctggggccATCCTGCCGGGAGGGGTGATGCTGGGGACGGGAGCGCAGGCAAGGACGGACCGGCCCTCGGGGATCTAGGATGGTGCACGGTCGCCCCGCTGGGAAACCTGTCCCAGAAACCTCCCCTGGGTCTCCATGGCCAGCAGCATCCAAGGGGC
Above is a genomic segment from Gymnogyps californianus isolate 813 chromosome 1, ASM1813914v2, whole genome shotgun sequence containing:
- the LOC127029719 gene encoding endosome-associated-trafficking regulator 1-like, which gives rise to MSWLLGTSGTMERVCPESQGLEDDDDDDDNDDEFGYPCHSARPPPQCKSYDSSGDSQVEDLEEPIPFSLNPRHSYMVKEEGVKNRIYAKRLAKYALELEEEAQEFREPFYKDTEMPGSLSKDEDHSWTYHLPVHQRLHVLRTASMAPCGSYDSFQCSAGKDLGMDAFAPRAHASHPYLGYPERTKGAEPHMLHEEAIGDREFPSMQLSYDVLREENAMLGRVVRSMQSSLESQACTVRRLERQLKASLAKEEREAQELQSFVQRTEWSLQLMTQRVLEAESNVEKLKQEIFILQGELESSKVENENLRAGQTTDLAAVKHIIDFALQNLHKIVTGANWSIRQLASGAESLHFAAEVLKSTGKISEVEAEKEL